Proteins found in one Chionomys nivalis chromosome 15, mChiNiv1.1, whole genome shotgun sequence genomic segment:
- the Ccno gene encoding cyclin-O, whose protein sequence is MVTPCPASPASPAAAAGRRDNYQNLRAPVKKSRRPRLRRKEPLRPLNACSLPGDSGVCDLFESPSSSSDGADSPVASAARDCSSLLSPTQPLTALDLQTFRDYGQSCYDFRKAQESLFHPRESLARQPQVTAQTRCKLLSWLLPVHRQFGLSFESLCLTVNTLDRFLLTTPVAADCFQLLGVTCLLIACKQVEVHPPRVKQLLALCGGVFSRQQLCNLECIVLHKLRFSLGAPTINFFLEHFTHVRVEAGQVEVIGALEAQTLARGVAELSLADYAFTNYTPSLLAICCLALADRMLQLPHPLDLRLGEHPEAALQDCLGKLQMLVSINSTSLTHILPPRIWEKCSLPQS, encoded by the exons ATGGTGACGCCTTGTCCTGCCAGCCCGGCCAGCCCCGCTGCGGCAGCCGGAAGGCGGGACAACTATCAGAACCTCCGCGCCCCAGTGAAGAAGAGCAGACGCCCGCGCCTCCGGAGGAAGGAGCCACTGCGGCCGCTGAACGCGTGTTCGCTCCCGGGAGACTCCGGCGTCTGTGACCTTTTCGAGTCCCCCAGCTCTAGCTCGGACGGTGCGGACAGCCCTGTGGCGTCTGCGGCGCGGGACTGCAGCTCCTTACTCAGTCCTACCCAGCCCTTGACCGCTCTAGATCTCCAGACCTTCAGAGACTACGGTCAGAGCTGCTACGATTTTCGCAAGGCACAGGAGAGCCTTTTCCATCCGCGGGAGTCGCTGGCGCGACAGCCACAA GTGACCGCACAAACCCGCTGTAAGCTGCTCAGCTGGCTCCTGCCAGTCCACCGCCAATTCGGCCTCTCATTCGAGTCGCTGTGCCTGACGGTGAACACTCTGGACCGTTTCCTCCTTACCACCCCAGTAGCTGCAGACTGCTTCCAGCTGCTCGGGGTCACCTGTCTGCTCATCGCTTGCAAGCAG GTAGAGGTGCACCCACCTCGCGTGAAACAGCTCCTGGCCCTGTGCGGTGGCGTTTTCTCCCGGCAGCAGCTGTGCAACCTGGAGTGCATCGTGTTACACAAGCTGCGCTTCAGCTTGGGCGCACCCACCATTAACTTCTTCCTGGAGCACTTCACTCACGTTCGCGTGGAGGCGGGGCAGGTTGAGGTCATCGGAGCCCTGGAGGCTCAAACCCTGGCTCGGGGAGTGGCGGAGCTGAGCCTGGCTGATTACGCTTTCACCAACTACACACCTTCCCTGCTGGCCATCTGCTGCCTGGCGCTGGCTGACCGCATGCTGCAGCTCCCTCATCCGCTGGACCTTCGCCTGGGAGAGCACCCGGAGGCCGCACTGCAGGACTGTCTGGGCAAGCTGCAGATGCTGGTGTCCATCAACAGTACCTCCCTGACTCACATACTGCCTCCCCGGATCTGGGAGAAGTGTAGCCTGCCCCagagttag
- the Mcidas gene encoding multicilin produces MQACEGSAAGRRAFDSICPNTMLDLSRRPLGKPGKPERKFVPPWKSFSGCGGDSPVSVYEDPPDAQPAALPALTTIDLQDLADCTSLLGTEAPSSADSSASQNPSLQTEEDFSLQNFRDTVDDLIADSSSLMSPPLTDGDFPFSPCNVSSFGPCLSPSLDPPALGSPQLPPPPCAPDLPPPPTEQYWKEVADQNQRALGTALIENNQLHVTLTQKQEEIASLRERNVQLKELASRTRHLASVLDKLMITQSPPEPFQIKATTKRSLEELLCAAGQAGQGCSEVDAILRDISQRCDEALQNRDPKRPRLQQEPGTKNCNSRNLHGAFRGLRTDCSASSVNLSHSELEEGGSFSTPIRSHSTIRTLAFPQGKAFTIRTVTGGYKFRWVPS; encoded by the exons ATGCAGGCGTGCGAGGGCAGCGCAGCCGGACGCCGGGCCTTCGACAGCATCTGCCCCAATACGATGCTGGATCTGTCGCGGAGGCCACTCGGCAAGCCCGGGAAGCCAGAGAGGAAG TTCGTTCCTCCATGGAAGTCCTTCTCCGGATGCGGCGGCGACAGCCCAGTGTCGGTGTATGAGGATCCCCCTGACGCACAGCCCGCTGCACTGCCAG CCCTCACCACCATAGACCTGCAGGACCTCGCAGACTGCACCTCGCTACTTGGCACCGAAGCGCCATCTAGTGCTGATTCCTCCGCCTCGCAG AACCCTTCCTTGCAAACTGAAGAAGATTTCAGCCTGCAGAATTTCAGAGACACTGTGGATGATCTCATTGCAG ATTCATCCTCTTTGATGTCGCCTCCTCTGACCGACGGTGactttcccttttccccatgCAATGTTTCGTCTTTCGGGCCCTGCCTCTCGCCATCGCTGGACCCACCCGCCTTGGGGTCTCCACAGCTGCCCCCACCACCCTGCGCTCCAGACCTGCCGCCACCGCCAACTGAGCAGTACTGGAAGGAGGTGGCCGACCAGAACCAGAGGGCACTAGGGACAGCTCTCATAGAGAATAACCAA CTGCACGTGACGCTGACGCAGAAGCAGGAGGAGATCGCCTCACTCAGGGAGAGAAACGTGCAGTTGAAAGAACTCGCCAGCCGGACCCGGCACCTGGCCTCAGTGCTGGAC AAGCTGATGATCACGCAGTCCCCGCCAGAGCCCTTCCAGATCAAGGCGACGACGAAAAGAAGCCTGGAGGAGCTGCTCTGTGCGGCGGGCCAAGCAGGACAGGGTTGCTCGGAAGTGGACGCCATCCTTAGGGACATCTCCCAGCGCTGCGATGAAGCCCTGCAGAACCGCGACCCCAAGCGACCTCGGCTGCAACAAGAGCCAGGCACCAAGAACTGCAACTCCAGGAACCTACATGGTGCCTTCCGAGGGCTGCGCACCGACTGCAGCGCCAGCTCAGTGAACCTGAGCCACAGTGAGCTGGAGGAGGGCGGCTCCTTCAGCACGCCCATCCGCAGCCACAGTACCATCCGAACACTGGCCTTCCCCCAGGGCAAAGCCTTCACCATCCGGACAGTCACCGGTGGTTACAAATTCCGCTGGGTCCCCAGCTGA